The Lactuca sativa cultivar Salinas chromosome 2, Lsat_Salinas_v11, whole genome shotgun sequence genome includes the window TAGATTAAACATAGTTTGATatcctaataagaaaaaaataaaaaagtgaaAGTAGAACACTATACTTATGTTAGATTTTTCATAGTACAATGTAGCAAGAGACATAAATGAAAAGGTAGCATGTTGTATAAATTATAATacacaaaaataataaaagttatacagattttattttaaaaaaatgcttACCCAATGATCTTTCTCCTCATTTGGAGGTTTAATTATATTCATCCAATCACCCAAACCCTTTTTCTTTTCAGATGACTGATCATTCACTTTAACAGCATCAGCAGGCCTGCTCCTTCCTCCCATCTCCTTCACctacaattttttaaaaaaaaaaattaagaatgtAAAACTAAAACTAGATTCAAGAACACAAGCACTCAACTCTATAACATAAAGCAAGAATTTCAAGAAAGAACAAGAGTCTCTACTCTCTACAATTGTGAAAAACAGATAATATTTCTCACATAGGCAGAAGGGTTTTGTGAAAAAAGTTGaaagataataaaaaaattatttttttttagtttgtaaGATTAAACCTGAATGGTTGCTGCTGTAACAGTGTCCAATAATGTGTTTGTAGTGTAACTATTGGATTGAAGCCTTATACGCCTTGGCTCAATGTCTACAGAACTCTTTGACCAAAATGCAAAGGTGGATGAGTCATACACCTACAAAACACacataaagaaaaaaaagaaaaagttttattGTAACAGATGGAAAAGTTACAAACATAAAGAaaaggaaaaggatgaggaaagaACATACTTCACATCTTGTTACTGTATCAAGTGGATATATTCTTAAAGTTCGACTTGTAGATGGATCAAGCATTCGAATACCATCCAATCCAATCTGAGAAAAAAGAAATAAGGGATTGAGAATCACCATGAAATAGATGAGGAAAAAAGGTAAAAGAATCATGTACTAATGCATGTTATGACAAGAATCTGTTGTTTGATTATAAACTTATCATTTAAGATCAAAATTAGTGACTATATTAACAGTTCTAATACGTTTTTTTTGGACCCCTATTATTTTCATTTATGGATTGGACTTGCTACTGTAATCAGCTACTCTATAGAGCTCTAAAGAAAGAAAATTTAACGATTATCCAAACTGCATGCCAGAATGTAGATCAATTCTGAATCAATCAACAGCAAAAGGCAGATAAACATATTGAATGTAGATGAGGACTAACAATCTAACATAATAAGACATAGTAAAATGACACAATGCATAAAACTTCTCTACAAAAAAACCATCAAAGACAAACATACATACTATCCAGCACAAAGATTAATCAGCAAAAAAGTACAAAAGGTAGCTCCACCATACCTGGCAAAGAACATCCATGGTGCTCTGGCCACCACTTTCAGCCAACAATTTCACCCTGAACTTCTGTACCCCACCCTTAACATCTTCCCGTGTCTCAGCCTTTGGTACAGCCTTCACAATCTTTGGAGACGATACGGATGGAGAGTCCTTACCAGGTAAACCAATAGGACgcccaaaatcatcaaaaatcaCCTGTTCTTTCCAGGTAGAAGACTTTGGCGCAGTACCCCTAGAACCATAGGGCTCGACCTTACCCCCTTGATAAGCATAAACACCTTCACCATACCCATCACCTCCATACCCACCGCTTGATTCAAACCTAGACATCCCCACATCCGGTCGCTTCCCATAATAATCAACACTCCCACCTCCGGCCCCTAGATCCGATGAGCTCCTACCGTAATTACCACCATAACCAGACTCAAACGGACTCTCGTATACGGGACCCGGGACCTGACTAGGAACCGACGGTGGATTATTATACAGAGACGAGGAGTACTGAAAGCTTGAACTGTGGTTCAGAGGGATAGGATTGTGAGGAATCGAAGACGCCGGTGGAGATGGGTAAGTGGGAGGCGTCTGATGATGATCATAAGGTGGATTATAAGGCTGTTGAGATTGATAAGGAGTATGCGACGCTTCGAATTGGGGGAAACTTGAGGGTTGTTGATTagggtttggaggaggaggagcgtAAGAAGGAGCAGTAGGAGGGAGAGGATCGGGATTCTGTTGAGGGTAAGGAGGATAGTAATCGGAGGTTGGAGGATGGTAAGTAGTGGTGTTGGTGAAGGGAGGTGCGGAGGCGTAAGTTACCGGAGGATGGTGGAGATCGGTGGTGATgggattagggtttgggttttgaggaTAATTGTGATAATACGGAGTGGTGGAGGTGTAATCGCCTTGTTGCATGGTGGTTGCCGGTGGTTGCCGATTGATTGATTGATGAATGATTAATGATGAAGAGGGTTTTCTTCTCGAGGTAAACGATGATCGATCCAGGAAATTGAGGAAGAAGTAACGCAAGATGATGTGTCCAAAGACAAAttgaaaaatataatattataataataataaagaagaaaaaagacATTACGAGAAGAGTAGATACACATTTGGTCCTATGATTTGCCTAAATTCACATATTTGGTCCTTCTTCGGTTTTTTTTAAATGAGTTTTTATGGTTTTGCTTTGTGAAATGGTGTTTATGAAATGCATGGATTAGCCCTCCAGATCCTTCAATCCAACAGCAGGATCACTCAGAAATAATGTTTGCATTATGAGAACAATCTATTGATTGGAACACTAACCATAGAGGCCAACAATTGTTATTTGACTTGGTTTGGAGATGTGCCTTGTAGATATCTCACTCCATATCTTTGGTTGTTGTCTAACCTATGGTTATATATTATAACCATGGGTTAGACAACAACCAAAGATATGGAGTGAGATACCTACAAGGCACATCTCCAAACCAAATCAAATAACAATTGAATCCAACCCAAATTTGTGTGTTATGTAGACAATTTTTCGATGAATATGACATAATTTCATCAACATCATATAAATATAATTGTCTTCAATTTGAAACTTGAACCTGTCCTTATCGAATTTGATCAATACTTTTCTCAATGTGATTTTCAATGATAGATTTTGAAATCATACAATGTTTTGACCTTTATTTTGGTTAAAATCACCACCTCCTTTAAATTCATTACCTAATCACTCTTACAATCAAAATCGATGAATTATAAAAGAAACTTGAGAGTAGCCAAATAAAGCATTGAGACCATTGAAACATGTATTGAGGAAGGAGGAAACTATGATGGCTACTGCGACGATTTGTTGGTCTTCCGCCTTCGGTTCCATTTCATTAGCATGAAGTATAAGTATTGTAAGCGAGTAATTGTAGCATCCCTTAAAATTTGAATGAAAAATGTTGTATTGAATTTTAATGCGAAAGGAATATTTTGTCAAAAGTGGCAAAAGATATAAAATGTTAATCATTAAGTAGAGTAATACCTTGTTATATGTTAAAACGATACTTAGAAATTGTCAAACTAATCACAATAATTTATTTAATCAAG containing:
- the LOC111917454 gene encoding protein FREE1 → MQQGDYTSTTPYYHNYPQNPNPNPITTDLHHPPVTYASAPPFTNTTTYHPPTSDYYPPYPQQNPDPLPPTAPSYAPPPPNPNQQPSSFPQFEASHTPYQSQQPYNPPYDHHQTPPTYPSPPASSIPHNPIPLNHSSSFQYSSSLYNNPPSVPSQVPGPVYESPFESGYGGNYGRSSSDLGAGGGSVDYYGKRPDVGMSRFESSGGYGGDGYGEGVYAYQGGKVEPYGSRGTAPKSSTWKEQVIFDDFGRPIGLPGKDSPSVSSPKIVKAVPKAETREDVKGGVQKFRVKLLAESGGQSTMDVLCQIGLDGIRMLDPSTSRTLRIYPLDTVTRCEVYDSSTFAFWSKSSVDIEPRRIRLQSNSYTTNTLLDTVTAATIQVKEMGGRSRPADAVKVNDQSSEKKKGLGDWMNIIKPPNEEKDHWVPDEAVTKCTGCGTDFSAFNRKHHCRNCGDIFCDKCTHGRVALTSEENAPQVRVCDRCMLEVTHRLSSAKESAASRSSGLHSHEDLAKKLQEELERNHKSSSVSKFEGSNRRMKEVACPTCTVHLQVQVPSSGSETIECGVCQHPFLVSAR